TCATGGAAACATGTCTTTTTCTCTCAAAATGATTTCACCTAATCGAAAATCGATCACCAAGCTGTACTTTGTTTGCGTTGATGGAATTTTTGATTCGATTTCTTATGCCTCTATAAACAACCAACGCGATCAGATTGAACGTCCAATTCCACCACCATCTGGCAGAAAGGTTAAATTGAGGAgtgaaaaagtagaaaaaaaaacatcctttccagacgccacttgaacgaaaatatttgcatacacTTGAGCCAGCCGATGGATGGATTTTGCAAATTTCTATTTCCAGAGATGCATAATGCTCTCTCAGCACAAGTCGACCAGTTTGGCTGGAATGTGTCTAAAGTCGCCGTGATTAGCAGAGCAATTTTCGCTACCCAAATTATAGTCCGCACTGCCTTAACCTTGAACTGAGCGGAACGGAACGGATGGTAACCGAATGGTCGTCGTAAAATGTGAAACTATCTCAAGAACAATAACTTCCAGTTAGTAACGACGAGGTTGGCCGAGGGTTACATTTGCCTTTTCGATAAACCATGATCACGCTGACAAGCAAGATCCAAGATCAGCTATTAAAAGCAAATTTATAGCGACATTCACTGATCATTGGAAAGCGATCGTGCAATTTCGTGCAGTGTTTCCCTGCTCACTCTCACTTGCGTACCGGGCATTTTGGGAATCTGCTGgcaggatttatttttattactataATCATTGCTAGCGTAGATCGAAGATCAACGTCTTCGGGATCGCCCACACCCTCTTCCGGTGTGCGTTTGGGCATTGTGTGCATGTTTGTGTAAGAAAACTCGCGACCACGATCGAAATGACGCGAGCAGTTTGGGACGGTAGCAATATTTATATTGACGTCAAACGtatcttcccttttttgctgtgAATGGGAATGGGTAAAAAAGTACCGAAAGGAAATAGAAGCTAATAAGAGaaacaagaaaggaaaacattatgATCCCTACTTGAATGATCTAGCAAAGATCTTTCGGAGCAGCGTTCGAGCACGTACCGGCACGCATGTTGATcgggatgagtttttttttaaatataaaaaccaaTCCCTACCATATGTCACCCGTTTCGTAGCTCAGCTACTCTTCATTGGTAATTCTACCCACAAACGACCGATCTTAACATATTGGCACACCCCTATAAccaaaggcaaaacaaaactcctccGCAAAACTTCACTAAACCACTTCAAACCTGACCCACGTCATGCCCTGAAGGGGGGGGAATGTAATGGAGCAGTGAAAACTTCACCACCCTTCTTTACCACACACCTACGCCCTCCATTTTGCGCACCACGAAGTCAAACATGGTTGAGAAAATCCGCAAACCCCGTGCGGACATGATTACGTTACGGCGCCTGGGAAAATGGGAcgatggagggaaaaaaaacaaacagagtcCGAGTCAGTGAGGATGGGTGAGATCCTTTTTGGAGAAATGTTGGAAATTAACCGATGGGACCCGGTGGGGTGGTTTTCAATGCGTACACACTTGCACTTGGTGGCCTTCGGAAGACCCGGCCCGGTACGAACACAGTCAGTCGGTAGTGACAGTCGACCGTCGGCGGATCTATCTTCCAACGGTCCCTGGTGGGAATATTCGATACATATGCTCTGTGCCGCATATTGCAGACTGCTCAGAAATTCTCTTCATTTCCGGTGGGATTATTGTGTCCCAGaaacgtgtgtgtgcgcgtgctTGTGTTTAAAGTGTCAGAATGTGTATCTATTGTGATGAGTAGCAAATAATAAGACAAAATCTAATTGGGAAACGTGATCGTGTAAAACAATTTCCTAACCGAACTGATCGTAAGCAAATGTGACATATGCTTTTATTCCCAGTCTCGTGAAACGGATGcttacaaatttttttttttaatttaatctaaAGAAGAGAATATAAACAACCGAGACATACCGGTGACAATCGTCTGGTAGATGCTGTTTAGACATCCCATCCTGAACTCATTAAATTTTGAGAAGATATTCACCTTCTAGCACAAAAAACATACCGCTCTCATCGTGCAGTTTgtcccatatttctactgtACTACGAGCTGGCACGTGCCCAAAACCCATCCTACACCTTGTTCTGTCGTGCGATTTTGTGGGTTGATTTCTTTTTGCAGCTAATTATTACTGCCATTGCGTTAGGGTTTTAGATTGTGGTGAGAGGAAACAGTCGCTaactttttttacgattttataAATACGACACAACTGTAGAACAAGTGTGAACCGGTAACCGTACATAAACGTTTGGTAAATTATGTTACGAACGATTCATTTATGCcgcaccatgcgtctccattgaagaatgattttttgtgaTAGTTTTGATACGTTTTTCCTGTCTTCATTTGGAAGGTAATTAAATGTGTCGTAAAAAATTCTCACAACCATTACAACATCGCTCAACTGGTGAGTGTAACATGCGGTAAAATATCTTACGAATCGTTCACTTATGCcgcaccatgcgtctccattgaagATTGAATTTTTGTGTGATAGTTTAATGGGTGTTTACTTCCTTAATTTGAATGGTAATTAAATGTGTCATAAAAAATCTTCCCAACTATTACAACATCACTCAACTGGCGAGAGTAAGGTGcggtgaaatattttatgaatcGTTCACTTATTCAGCACCGTGCGTCTCCATTGCACATATAAATTTTGTGTAATAATTTTGATGCCTTTTCCTTCCTTAATTTGAAGGATATTTAAATGTGTCACAAAAAATCTCACAATCATTACAACATCATTCAACGGGTGAGAGTAACGTgcggtaaaatattttacgaaTCGTACACTTGTGCagcaccatgcgtctccattgaatgtataattttttgtgtgatatttttttactatttacttTCTTAATGTGAACGGTAATTAAATGAATCAAAAAACATTATCCGAACCATTACAACATCATTCTGTTCTGAAGTGAGCAACACGATCTTCTTGAGAGGGAAATATTACCATTGCACAATGCATTCCCTGTGCGATGGATACatcttttctttacaaaactCCATCCTGTTGTTATTGTTCCTGTCGTAATGACGAGAGAGAGTGCTGGTCTTCAaactcaaaaaagaaaaacaaaaatcatcagCTACGTTTCGTTCGCTTAAgcacagtaaaataaaaaaaaaactgaagatgATGAGTGACTGACCGGTCGGGTAGGTTCGAAGATGATTCATTTGACAATCGGTACTTTACGTGACGGGCGTCAACGGGACGATGTTTGTGTCCGCTGAGTGCAACTAGGCCGTTCCCATGATCGGTCCGAATGGTCCTGATCAATTGCTTTTCCACCACCGGCAAAAAAGGTACTGGGTCGGTCAGCAGGGTAGAAACCTGTACCGAAAATCCGTGCGAGCTATGTTTAGACGCACTAATTTTGTAACTGCACCACCGGTTTGAAGTGTTCTGCTGCGCTATCTGAGATTCGGCCCATTGCAAACTACGGACCATCGTAACGGTGCTCTCCTGAGACGTGTGCTATTTTCACTCGTATCTTGCGTAGGGATCTTAGGGTTTTAGTGTTTTCGACTAAGCGGACCTTGcgtaaaaatgattttaagaTGTAAGATTTTAAAAGAAGATACAGaaaggaattttattttcatttgtattATTATATTGGATACTTGGAACTGTAAAAGAAGGTTAGAGAACGATACAAAAGTCGACTTTGAATCGACTTAATCGACTTAATCGAATGTGTTTTTCAtttagccttaggaaatttccaagtttttagatttttttaattttattatttctattcttttttttatttaaagcattatttgagtgaaaaaaaacttatttcaacgaattggcattaaaataaatcaatttaattttttttgctaaattacccaaaaaaaagttaaggctatagccttaagaaattttcaagttttttaagatttttttaaatttttgttgttttttattattatttttatttaaagtattatttgaatgaaaaaaaaacttatttcaatcaactcacattaaaataaatcaatttataaaattttgcaaaatttctcaaaaaagcgaaggttatagccttagaaaattttcaggttttaatttttttaatttttttttcttatttaaatgtTGTTAATGTTGTTAATGTAAACAACAAACTGTATTCAaggtttgaaaaaatatatctgACGGTTGGGTTTTGTGCACGTTACCCaacttattaaaaataaatcatcaaatCCACCACCATGGAAAGGAGCCATGTTTCGCACTGTTTGCTTAGTGGTAACGATTTCCTGCTTCGATTGTTGATTGATGCGAGCGGTGAGCAAATAAAAGTGCGACTATCGACTCGTATGCCAATCATTTCTAcccaaacaacagcaacgccAGACCGACGTGTCTAAAAACCGCTCGATCGGTGGTCTTTTTGGTGGATCTTCTAGTGATAGGActaaatttagtttttttccctctccgaATCTAAACCCATCAAACCGGTGGCAATACGATAAACAAACGATTCAATTCGGAAACTAGAGAACGGTATTTCATGTTCCCCTCCCCGTGTAACCACCGTTCCTGTCGTACCCATTCATTCGCACATCTCAATGGGAGATAGaacgttagtttttttagtaTGTTTATTGCCACAggcatgttgtttttttcttgtttttctttcctattggTAGCTTACCCGACCACAAATAGGTTGGGgttaaaaagtaaataaacacGCGAACGCAAGATTCCCATGGTTTATCGCCATCGACAGGCCCAATTTCGCGAGATCTTGTTCCGGATAAACGATGCGTTACACGGCGTGCTTGATACCGTCGGAAGTAAGCCACCGGTTGCATGAGGTGGATGTCCTTGCGAACCTGCGAGGGAAATCCGTTTCCTTTCACCCGCAGAAACACCCGTTTCAAGCTTGTACCCTGGAAGTTGGGTGGCAATCTGCATCGGGGGCAAGGCAAACCATAGTACAAAAACATgtaatgatttaattaaacacgTATAAGCGCTCACACTGAAGTACTCGGGCGATTGTCAAGGATTTTTCGCTTGAAAGTGAGCGGTGATGTGATGACAGCGAGCGAAGGACAAGGCTATTTTAGAAAACCCTCCGATACTGTTAATCCCCTAAGCAGATTAAACGTCGTTAGAAAATTGGTTCAAGGGTAGCCGCTTACCAAAGTATCCGGAGTTGCAAACGCAACCGAATcgcaatggagacgcatggtcgCTCACTATACTGAACTGGCTGCGCACTGTGGATTACGATCTTACTTTCATCATATTCAAAAGCACTCGCaagtagagcaaaaaaaaggtagaggACCCATTCAATAGGGGTTTCATTTAGTAAGAtcgtttgttattgttgcatTACATTGTAGTACGTTGTTAATTGTTTACATTTACGCATCTTTCGGAACGTAAACAAGCATGAAAGCCATTTTGTACATGTACATCAAATGCTACAAGTGCAAACAAAACTCATCCTTTTAACGTTATTTAAAcaggaaaataatttcaaaaccaTTTGTTTGACGTGACACAGGGCACCTCCTCTGCAATATTTCTAAACGTCTCTGTATGCATGCTTccatttcttttatgtttgtgtgtgtgtgtgttttatttgtggaCTGTCCATTTGAACTGTCCATTAATGAGCCCTCTTaccacaaaaaaccaaatcctATCACGCGTGACGTTCCATACACTAATGACCGATGAAAACCGATCTCACTTCACATCGGCGACTTAAAGAGATTAGGTTCGTTATTTATCTTCCGGGAAGCACAAAACAACCACCGTCAATTTTACGCTGACGGATTGATTCACCAAAATGCGGAGGATTGATCTTTCCTGCCCAGCTCGTTTTTGAATGTAAGCGTGCTGTTGAAGGGCGGTTGACAGGAGAAGGATTAAAGATGCGGTGCCTGTACTAcgcaatggagacgcatggttaCTCATGAATGACAGAAGCttaagaagcgaaaaaaaataacgaaagagAAGTGAGTACGCTTCACATATTGCTTCTCGTAGCATCTAGCACAAGCTGTGGACATTGTTGCGTCAGTaagaaaatgagcaaaaataagcaataaaacatgtgaaagatagaaaaaagcacgcagctaaaaaaaagaaaaactttggaTTTTCCCATCGTTGTGCGTGACGTGCTGGTTTTGTCGCACATATACTCAGATGAAGTAATGAAATGACGTTCGTACGACGGTAGTATCTTTCAGTTTCTGTTAAAGTTTTCCGGTGTCAGTCGCACGCGCTATTGCAGAAAGGAAGGTGATCGTGAGTGTTGAAGGATTTCACAGTGCGAAAAGAATTTTACCGGAAAAGACATACTTCCAATAATAGTGAATGATTGggcagagcaaaaaaagaaaaacactgaAAAGAAGTACATTTAGTTAGAAAGTTGAAAAGAAGTTTTGGTGTTGTGAAAACCCAACACAATCGACAATGTTTAGCTTCTTCAAACGTTCAAAGTcacagaaaggaaaacaaaaacacgacaAACTGCAACTGCCGCCGGAATCGAACCGACAAATCGGGGAGGAGCGTGACCACGAGGGGTGTTCGGTAAAAACTGCTACCGAAGACGTGCGGCCGCCCGCCGAGCCGTGTGCGAAGGTTGCGTCTGATGCGTACGCAAGCGCAAATGTGTTGCAGACGGGTTGCGTCCAACCCGGTGGTAACCGTACGCCAAGAAGTCATGCTGGCGACGAGGAAAACCAACCTAAAAATAGCTCGATTCAACCACCAATACCAGCATCCGTGCTGCTGACGATGGGAAGCGGAATTTTGGCACCCTTGGTTTCACGGGAAGGAACCGTGGGGCAACGACAATTGTTGCCCTCCGGGTGGCCGAATGGACGGGGGGAGCGGATGGAGCCGGGGTATGAAAACCTTTCGCGCGCACCAACGGGCACGATCAGCATCGATGTCAGTTCGAGTGGTCCTACGTACCAGAACGGTTCGGACGCGAACGATCCGACCGACGATCAGCAGCGAAACGAATCCGCCCAGCAGGCGATCGCCGGACGTTACGACGCTAGTCGCGAATCTTCGAGCAGCCCGATCGATGATAGTACGGGCCGGGCACGGGAAACGCAGCCCAACGCGACCAGTTCGAATCCGTACGCGCCACCGAGTGAAAGTGCAATGGCGAAAGGGAAAAATCGACGCCGTTatcagcaaccgcagcagcaacagcagcaacaacatcaacaacacatCAAACCACAGCATCAGCATGCGCTCAAGCTGTCCCTGCCGAAAGATGATTCCAGCGGAGGTCAGGATACGTCCCAAGGCAAGACACACCTGTCAAACCGTACCAACACGATCAGCATCGTTACCGTCGAACCGACAGCGGTACCGATCAAGGTTATAGAGACGATCGCGGAGCGGCGACAGGGAAGTGGGGAAGTTGGACCGAACCTACCGAACAGTGACGTCACCATAGCCGATGGTGACAAACCAACCCGAACAGTCGAatctctagccaagacacacacCAATGACGGTGTAAGCGTGGCGCTAGTATCGCCGAACGCATGCGCACCGGATGCGACAACCGGCACGAACACTACTACACTACCTAACGGTGACAACGTCAGCGCGGTACAGCAGTTATTAAATATCAAAAATGTTTCGCCCACTACCGAGAGCGATCGTCACACACACCACGATCGGGAGCAACCGTCTGCCGGGATACAGTGTACAACCGCACCGGTTGTGCCGGTGTGTGTCGATCGTGCCCTGAGTCCGTCGGAATCGACGATCCTGTCCGCCAGTAGTACACCGGTCGCGAACCGCAACATATCGAAGGCGACGGATGCCGCCAGCAGCGAGCAAACAGTAGCGCTAGTGTCAGAGCAAACTTGTACCATCCAGGAAATGGGCCAACAGCCAAGCCGTGCCGGTACCGAACAACGAACCCAACCGATAGGGAGGTCCAAGTCGACGTCACCACCATTGCCGCCACCGCGCAACCAACGATCCGCTTCCGTGCTTCCGGTGCTTGATCTAGAGTCGGCAGCACATCGCGGTGGTACGACAACCGTCGTCATCGTGCAGGATGCTGCTGGGGACGATACTAGCGACGATCGGGATGTCTTCTACGAGGCAAAGGAAACACTCTCACCGGTACTGTCCGGTACGGGTCGGCCGGTTGCTGAAGATAGCCGACGAACCGACAGTACCGGAACGCCGGAACCGATCCGAGCTAGTCTGGTGCTTAAGCTCACCGAACCGGACATCCGGAACCAATGTCAGCGGGAAAGTCCGCAAAAGAAGCAGGTCAGCTTCAAGCTAACGCAGAACGGTAGTGACGATGTGGAGGTGACCAGTGTCGACAGTAGTGACGTGGACAGTGACAGTGAGGAACGACCAGAACAGGTGATGCGGAGTGCATCACCATCAGACACACGCTCATACAGTGGCAATCGTACTGCATTTAGTGAGAGTAATAACAGCAACCCCGTGTCACCGTACGGTGTCTGTGCGTATGGCGATGAATCGGGCAATAATTATATCAAGTTTCAATACGATCACAGTGCGTCGGAAGAAGCGAAACCGGAGAAACTCACCACCGGTGTCGATGCCTCGGATGGTGAGTCGGAGAAGGTGCAACACCTGCAGGACGGTGGGCAGCAGGGTGTTCTGATCGAGGACAGTGTTGCCAGCCTGCCGGATGTGGTGCAGCCGTCCAATATTGAACCGCTCGGGTTCTCTACCGTTCTACCACCGACCTCCTTCAGCACCGTTGAGAAGATCAACAGTGAAATGTAAATATCCTTCCATTGTAattccttgtgttttttttcgatgtgtttggtttattttttttttaagattaatgtaaaattgtgGCGTTTTTATCCTGACACACGTCGGTGTGATGCACGATCGTTAAACATAATGGCGCACAAACAGATCAGTGTTCCAATGACGCGATTCTAACAGAATTCACCAAgaagtaaatatttatcacaATGTGTCGCGAGTGAATTGCAAATTTCGGAGACCGTAGGCCATCTgtaaagaattgttttttttgttcgccccGTTCCTTTACTGGCAGCAATTGTTTGCGTTTAGTGCGCGCGTACTTTTGCGACGCAGCTGGTTTAACGTATTTGGTTCATAGGGTATATCCCACAGATGGTGGGTGCCTTGCTGGGTATAGTCAGTcaccgtgtttttttctttttaacttTGCATCAGTTGGACAGCGTGAGATTaagaaattgattaatttacaGCACCGGAAGTGACAGAATAAGGCTGTCGGGTCATTGATTgtggaaacaaaatggaaaattagttTTATGGTTGATCCTCAGTAATGAagggaaaatttgcaaaacaaacactacacggaattttcttattttgcattgattttcgttctattttcttctttattgtcTCTTTCAtaactttgtttttaatttgtgttgtttccttttcattccttttcgatacttttgtttttatcgttcgtttcattttttatatcttttgttcctttcattattttcgtttctatcttattcttcttccttttcttcatttttctattagttcttttttgtttctttcgttacttttgtaaattttaattcttttagttttgtttttatattgaccgtatttgttgcaaaattcaaaacaagtTTCCAACCATTCTGCCCGTCGCTAGTTCCCAGGTGATAAAAACAGTAACGAAAATTGTTTATATCTCCGTTTTGTACTTTTCTCACACTTTTTGTACAATGTGGCGAAaaccagaaaaacaaaaatctgacTTATTTCCGGCACATTGCTTCTTGTTCGATTGACGTCAGTTGAAGCGTGGGACCCTTTCTATCAGCACATTCATACTGTTCCGAGCGGGATGTCTGCTGTGCACTTTCAGGCCAGCTGTCGATCCTCGGCAAATGAGTCATAACGCTTAATTAGTAACACGATCGAGCTACTCCCAATTATTACTAAAAAACCCCAATTCATTACAACATACGAAAGCATATCCATTATAGCATATCCATAAAAACTCTTAGTGTGCAGCTATAATTAATCATaacaaaatgtacaacatatctAGCGCACTAATTGAAGAGGGTGCTTGTTTTAAAGAACTCATAACCTACAAAATGGTGTTTACTTACCAGCGCACTGTGACCTATTTATCGAAATGCGCAGAAAATAAACCGTTGATGCATTTCTGACACGCTTCCATCACCTACAAAAACCCCGTTCTTTGTACTGAAGCTGTTTCGATGGAAGTGGTCGAccgataaaaattaaaatgttaaacccCCCATTTTACAAGTAGTTACGGTGATCACTTCCTGCAGCTGAAAGGGACCCAAATCACATCATCCACCGTACCGTAGGCCTTCGGCGAACTTTGAAGAGTCGGACACTAAAAATAACCCGACCCTACCTTCAGCTGGTTCATAAGTGGATCGCAAGGTAAGCGAACGTACGCAGTGTGTAAGCTCACTTTGAAACAACTTCTTCCTGAGTTTATAAGTGACAGCACTTAAGAAAGAATCTGGcggtatttttttgtactacCATCGGATACTAACCAGGCGACACGGTGCCGTCAAACTGTCTACCAAAGTaaggatcatcatcatcattggctAGCTCCTCAACCTGCACTTAACGGGGGTGTTATCCGAGCCGATATCCTCGAACGCTAGTGAATGAAATGGTGAATGAAATTTatcgaaatattttaatcgaCACGGTTGTAAAGAGGATGGTGTTGTACGAGAGTATGTAAAAGTGAAAGATGAGCTGTTGCTTTTGTTGATACAGTCGGCACATAATTTCACCACGCTGAGCGTGtatcgatttattttcatttggcAAACATTCCTGTACATGATCCGCAGTCGGTGATCAATCACAGTCGGTGAGATCAAACAAGCGCGCGTGAAGTTGATTTAATACTTCGATAGGAATTGATGTTTTAAGTAAGAGTTCTATCTTTACTATATGTAATGTTTACTAACAGTACAACATTCTTCGTTTCTATCACTATTTTAGGAAGGATCTGGTCAATCAGGAATCCCGGTACAGCGCCAAACTTGAGGAAGCCGAAAAGCGGGTCAAGGAAGCGAACGTTAAGGTCTACGAACTGCAGCAGAAGCTCGATGCTGTCGAGCGAGATGCGCTGCTCAAGGAGTACAACGTGGAGCGTAAGTTTTGagataaaaaatgttacactATACAAAAACCATTGAGACATTCACCTGACAGCAGTTTGAAAACCGTGGAGAAATGGCCgacaaattcaaattgatgaGCAAACGCGTGCGATGATGCTGTCACgcataaatatataaaagtcGTGGGAAGCGTGGGAAGATGTACGAACTATATtctccacatacacacaaaaatgtaCAACTGTCGCTACGGCTAACCATAAACCCGAGACAGATGTCAAACGTGTCCCGCTATTTACTTAGGCTCGGAATCGGAAGACGGAAATTGTTTGGGATATACCATTTACCGAACGATACGTTACGCTTGGTCGTGTTTATTGACCAAGACCTCTCCAacaacaacgcaaaaaaaaacaacattcagaTCTATTAAAGCGGTTGAATGATTTTACTAGCCGATCGCGCGTCATCACACCCAGAGTTGGTGCGACGGCGAACACACCGAAGCGTGGATGCGTTATTTTCGAATGCGCATGATGCCGCTTTTCCGACGCTAAATGATGGACGACAGGACAGACAAAGACGAACAACATTATCACCGAAAGAGCTGCCACACATTGCTATTTTGGGGCGAAATAAACACAGCCACACGAGTGAGAAGGTACACCGCCAGAAGAACCACTAACAAAGACTTCCTGCTGACCTTGTGGGGTTGGAAAAGATTCTCGTAAggggttttttccctcttcttgCTACTGGTAGTTCTTCCACTAAATTAAGGATGACAGACAAGAACGAATGAAGGTGGGAATGGAACACTATTAGCGGATCGTTGTCAACGGTACAGGTTCATGACCCGTACAGTTCTGATTGGATTCCCacagaagaaaatttacatgTACAGCTGCAGAGTTTTAGCGTCGTGGTTTAGATCACTGCCAAATTGATGTTGATCTTCAATAGTTGATCAAACGCGCAGAAAGTAATTACTACCAAAACGTAGTATTGTTGGAATTGCTATTCTCCTGATCGTCACAAGTCACAAAAACCTGAGGAACTTTGTACAACTCACAAAGTAGCCTAAGAAAttattgaattgaaaaaaatcagtaGCGTGTCATATATCAGTAGGCCTAGACACAATTGTTTCGCCTTAACTATTCACCATCAAGGATGGGTTCCAGCAATTCTAAAgctattaaaaatttcactaAAGAAGGTATTCTTATTAAATCTTCGCCAAGCAGAAGTATCTCACATCTCTTTCTCCTTTTCCTTCACAAACCAGGTTTGCAGGCGGAATTGGTTGCCGCCCTGAAGGAATGCGATGGAATACGGGCACGGCTAACGACGCAACAGACCGAGATGGAAACGATAAGACTGAAGGCCTCCGATCGGGAGGATGAACTAAATCTCAAGTATCAAAATTTGGAAATAGAACATTTGGAGCTAACCGAAAAGCTGGCGGAGGTACGTAAGCTAGCGCACGACCTAAACAGCCAGCTGATCGATGCCAAATCCGAGGTGGACCGGCTAAAGGAGGAACGCCAGAAGCTGCTGGACGAGCGCACCGAGGAGCAGAAGGTAATGCGCGAAGCGCTCGAGGAATCGGTACGCGAGCGGGCCCAGGTGGAGGCGAAATGGCGGCAAAGCTTCGAACAGTTGCGCGACGTGAACAATGCGCGCGAGGAAGATCTGATGAAGGACTGTGAGTTTACGATTCGCAACATGCAGAAAACGTGCAAGGAAAAGATGGAAACGGTCGAGAAGGAGCGTAAACATGCGCTGGAACAGGTGAGCCGGCTGGAGGAGTTGACCCGCAAACGAACGGACGAGGTGCGCCACTTGAAGACGTACGAAGCGGAGGTGGAACAGCTGCGTGGACTTACCTACGATCAGAAGGAGTCACTCGTCAGCATGACGCGACAGGTGGAAAGTTTGAAAGCGGAGCTGGAAACGGCATACAATAAGCTGGAAGAGGAGATGGTTAAGGTGCAGCAGATTAAGAACCGGTGTGAATAGTAAGTAGCATGAAGGAAGCTATCACCGCGGTAGTAAAACGGCCTCATTTCCATTCCAGTCAACTGTGTGAAAAGGAGCGAGAAGCACTGAATCGGATAGAGATTGCGCGGGGCGAAATAGCGATGCAATGGGAAGATCGGCTACTGCACGAGATGAACCGGCTGAAGGTGGAGCTGGAACAAACGCACATGGAGGAACGTACCTCTGCCATCGAGAAGCTTCGACGCGAAGCACTGGCAGAAACGGAAGCCATGAGCCATCGGTTTAACGAGCGTGAAAAGCAACTCAAAACTGAGGTAAATGAATGTGGAGCACATACATGGGCACCTGCTTAAGATCTTCGTCTAAACTTGATCTTTCTGAAACCTTTCACTAGATCGAATCACTGAAAGCGAAGCTAGAGCAGCAGAAGAAGTCAATGGCGAATGCACAATCTGATGCTGACCAAAAGCTACTCCAGTCTCGTATGTACGTAGAACGTGCCGAGCGAGAACATGAGCGTAAACTGGCTAAGGAAATATCCGCGAAGGATGAAATTATTGGTAGGTTAAGACAACAGTTTCGTTATGCCTCTACTTTCTCCACTTTGAATATCGCTTATACTT
The DNA window shown above is from Anopheles funestus chromosome 3RL, idAnoFuneDA-416_04, whole genome shotgun sequence and carries:
- the LOC125767312 gene encoding uncharacterized protein LOC125767312 isoform X2 codes for the protein MFSFFKRSKSQKGKQKHDKLQLPPESNRQIGEERDHEGCSVKTATEDVRPPAEPCAKVASDAYASANVLQTGCVQPGGNRTPRSHAGDEENQPKNSSIQPPIPASVLLTMGSGILAPLVSREGTVGQRQLLPSGWPNGRGERMEPGYENLSRAPTGTISIDVSSSGPTYQNGSDANDPTDDQQRNESAQQAIAGRYDASRESSSSPIDDSTGRARETQPNATSSNPYAPPSESAMAKGKNRRRYQQPQQQQQQQHQQHIKPQHQHALKLSLPKDDSSGGQDTSQGKTHLSNRTNTISIVTVEPTAVPIKVIETIAERRQGSGEVGPNLPNSDVTIADGDKPTRTVESLAKTHTNDGVSVALVSPNACAPDATTGTNTTTLPNGDNVSAVQQLLNIKNVSPTTESDRHTHHDREQPSAGIQCTTAPVVPVCVDRALSPSESTILSASSTPVANRNISKATDAASSEQTVALVSEQTCTIQEMGQQPSRAGTEQRTQPIGRSKSTSPPLPPPRNQRSASVLPVLDLESAAHRGGTTTVVIVQDAAGDDTSDDRDVFYEAKETLSPVLSGTGRPVAEDSRRTDSTGTPEPIRASLVLKLTEPDIRNQCQRESPQKKQVSFKLTQNGSDDVEVTSVDSSDVDSDSEERPEQVMRSASPSDTRSYSGNRTAFSESNNSNPVSPYGVCAYGDESGNNYIKFQYDHSASEEAKPEKLTTGVDASDGESEKVQHLQDGGQQGVLIEDSVASLPDVVQPSNIEPLGFSTVLPPTSFSTVEKINSEMKDLVNQESRYSAKLEEAEKRVKEANVKVYELQQKLDAVERDALLKEYNVERLQAELVAALKECDGIRARLTTQQTEMETIRLKASDREDELNLKYQNLEIEHLELTEKLAEVRKLAHDLNSQLIDAKSEVDRLKEERQKLLDERTEEQKVMREALEESVRERAQVEAKWRQSFEQLRDVNNAREEDLMKDCEFTIRNMQKTCKEKMETVEKERKHALEQVSRLEELTRKRTDEVRHLKTYEAEVEQLRGLTYDQKESLVSMTRQVESLKAELETAYNKLEEEMVKVQQIKNRCEYQLCEKEREALNRIEIARGEIAMQWEDRLLHEMNRLKVELEQTHMEERTSAIEKLRREALAETEAMSHRFNEREKQLKTEIESLKAKLEQQKKSMANAQSDADQKLLQSRMYVERAEREHERKLAKEISAKDEIIETLKLQFEQSKKELEEHFSDRIQQVQEEFAREISDTTELMKTAHKKELETQWKALIAEKEEALHQMDGRNRNRLEDAENKISFEEMRLRYERRESRMEDLQQIEELKIVIESQERDLRQLTETLREMQMQQMQHDQHPPQTPRRSKPNRGRQQKQQPNPQQQTGNKQQQQQQLQTNKHQQKKGRPQISPIQPEQNDQTPVVEEHREDDEIEYADPSSDVPEVVIVPSSQVIPPPMVHRTQCEVIYEENEADILREEEEAAQMVEQEESVEPTVEQSNVESVEEITEEEEQEGMVTVVDVPESAIQTEDRVIHSTTPTIIEEMDIDDAEQVCVQMPEGMSNEFVKSITVVSIENVTEPNVQRPRASSTPRIVITDGVEKDSTGQNLESTVVEISEDASPVAIELPPVFAKPYPATTDTATESVGDSAQMGPSAPEVSVAHLPEGSTAEGQPVD